From Haloarcula sp. CBA1127, a single genomic window includes:
- a CDS encoding YqaA family protein yields MDLVVPTTAFIAFIGDCTTAGTPLSPLEEAVCTATGPTGLGIIAVYSFLIAFILPLPSEVVLVPAETLRLGLSTNGNIVAIILVSGLGKAFGSLVAFHIGQEAKEYGPLVRWIKRSRFNIIEWSEKKTVQLAQKYGYVGLALALCVPFFPDTISIYAFTVLERDYYRFGAATFFGSAGRLVVTLGLAGGTLVLL; encoded by the coding sequence GTGGACCTGGTAGTACCGACCACAGCGTTCATTGCCTTCATCGGAGACTGTACGACCGCCGGCACCCCACTGTCGCCGCTGGAAGAGGCCGTCTGTACGGCCACCGGTCCAACCGGACTGGGTATCATCGCGGTGTATTCGTTTCTGATCGCGTTCATTCTCCCGCTCCCGAGCGAAGTCGTGCTGGTTCCGGCTGAAACGCTTCGGCTTGGACTCTCTACGAACGGGAATATAGTGGCGATTATCCTCGTCAGTGGTCTCGGGAAGGCGTTCGGCAGTCTCGTTGCCTTCCACATCGGCCAGGAGGCAAAGGAGTACGGCCCACTCGTGCGCTGGATCAAGCGCTCACGGTTCAACATCATCGAGTGGTCGGAGAAGAAGACGGTACAGCTCGCACAGAAGTACGGCTACGTTGGTCTGGCGCTTGCGCTCTGTGTGCCCTTCTTCCCCGACACCATCTCTATCTACGCGTTTACCGTCCTCGAACGCGACTACTATCGGTTCGGCGCAGCGACGTTCTTCGGCAGTGCCGGGCGGCTTGTCGTGACACTCGGGCTTGCCGGTGGCACGCTCGTGCTGCTGTGA
- the mfnA gene encoding tyrosine decarboxylase MfnA, translated as MLQRAEPQDFERVLSSMCTVPHPSAREAAERFLATNPGDPGTYETIADLEREAVEYLGDITGLSDPAGYVASGGTEANLQAIRIARNRADTDDPNVVAPVHAHFSFTKAADVLGVELRTAPAADYRVNMAAMAELVDEDTVCVVGVAGSTEYGYVDPIPAIADLAETVDALCHVDAAWGGFYLPFTDHDWHFGHADIDTMTIDPHKVGQAAVPAGGLLARDRSLLDELAVETPYLESTDQLTLTGTRSGAGVASAVAAMESLWPAGYEQQYETSMANADWLADQLSARGHDVVGPELPLVAADLSMPMTDELRDRGWRVSKTGAGEMRVVCMPHVTRSMLRSFVADLDWY; from the coding sequence ATGCTCCAGCGGGCAGAGCCACAGGATTTCGAGCGCGTCCTCTCGTCGATGTGTACCGTGCCGCATCCATCGGCACGCGAAGCGGCAGAACGCTTCCTCGCGACGAACCCCGGAGACCCGGGCACGTACGAGACCATCGCCGATCTGGAGCGTGAGGCCGTCGAGTATCTCGGCGACATCACCGGACTCTCCGACCCCGCGGGCTACGTCGCCTCGGGCGGGACGGAGGCTAATTTACAGGCGATACGCATCGCCCGGAACCGCGCCGACACGGACGACCCGAACGTGGTTGCGCCCGTCCACGCGCATTTCTCCTTTACCAAGGCCGCCGACGTGCTTGGCGTGGAACTCCGGACCGCGCCGGCGGCGGATTACCGCGTCAACATGGCGGCGATGGCGGAGCTCGTCGACGAGGACACGGTGTGTGTCGTCGGCGTCGCTGGTTCGACCGAGTACGGCTACGTCGACCCGATTCCGGCTATCGCCGACCTCGCCGAGACGGTCGATGCCCTCTGTCACGTCGACGCCGCCTGGGGCGGCTTCTACCTTCCGTTCACCGACCACGATTGGCACTTCGGCCACGCGGACATCGACACGATGACCATTGACCCCCACAAGGTCGGGCAAGCGGCGGTCCCCGCCGGCGGACTGTTAGCCCGCGACCGATCGCTGCTCGACGAACTTGCCGTCGAAACGCCGTATCTGGAATCGACGGACCAGCTTACGCTGACGGGCACCCGGTCGGGCGCTGGCGTGGCCTCCGCCGTCGCGGCGATGGAGTCGCTGTGGCCGGCGGGCTACGAGCAGCAGTACGAAACCTCGATGGCCAATGCCGACTGGCTGGCCGACCAGCTGTCGGCGCGGGGCCACGACGTGGTCGGCCCGGAGCTCCCCCTCGTCGCGGCCGACCTCTCGATGCCGATGACAGACGAACTCCGGGACCGGGGCTGGCGAGTGTCGAAGACCGGGGCCGGCGAGATGCGCGTCGTGTGTATGCCCCACGTCACGCGGTCGATGCTGCGGTCGTTCGTCGCGGATCTCGACTGGTACTGA
- the ppsA gene encoding phosphoenolpyruvate synthase: MPTLWLDEIGADDLARVGGKAASLGELTGAGLPVPSAFVVTADTYRSFIEATGIDEPLFEAVDVDSDDSQALAEAAERAQELILETDTPPSVREDLLAAYDEMGDEDVAVRSSATAEDLPDASFAGQQDTYLNVSRTDLLQRVKECWASLFTQRAIYYRNENDFAHDAVDIAVVVQQMVDAEKSGVMFTSHPSTGGPTAIIEAAWGLGEAVVSGAVSPDNYIIDRETETIDEVTVADKKVMCVRGEDGETIERSVPEEKRNERVLSDEEIHRLLEVGERVEDHYDTPQDVEWAVYEGEVYLLQSRPITTIDDPEESAGSANEAESQPPGAKSGVADGGAMESQSEAVRLSGIGSAPGRVTGVVRIVDKLDNLDKVEDGDIIVAEMTTPDMVPAMKRANGIITDEGGMTSHAAIVSRELGVPAVVGAEDATQKLRDGETITLDGDKGTVEKGANVPKTTEEEEDAGPVETHSAVKPMTGTEVKVNVSIPEAAERAAATGADGVGLLRIEHMILSTDKTPSRYVEDHGERAYVDEIVEGVRSVAEAFYPRPVRVRTLDAPSDEFRQLQGGEDEPSEHNPMLGYRGIRRSLDRPGEFKLELRAFERLYDLGYDNVELMLPLVTDAEDILRAKALMQEVGIDPEKRDWGVMVETPASALSIEGICEAGIDFVSFGTNDLTQYTLAVDRNNGNVADRFDELHPAVLELMRQVIGTCREHDVATSICGQAASKPRMVDFLVDEGVTSISPNIDAVRDVQHEVKRVEQRLLLESVR, translated from the coding sequence ATGCCAACACTGTGGCTCGATGAAATCGGTGCCGACGACCTGGCGCGGGTCGGCGGCAAGGCGGCGTCTCTCGGAGAACTGACCGGAGCGGGTCTGCCCGTTCCGTCGGCGTTCGTCGTTACCGCCGACACGTATCGGTCGTTCATCGAAGCAACTGGAATCGACGAGCCGCTGTTCGAGGCCGTCGATGTCGACAGCGACGACTCGCAGGCGCTGGCCGAGGCGGCCGAACGCGCCCAGGAGTTGATCCTGGAAACGGACACCCCGCCGTCGGTCCGCGAGGACCTGCTGGCCGCCTACGACGAGATGGGCGACGAGGACGTTGCGGTGCGGTCCTCAGCGACCGCCGAGGACCTCCCGGACGCCTCTTTCGCCGGCCAACAGGACACGTACCTGAATGTCTCGCGTACGGACCTCCTACAGCGGGTCAAGGAATGCTGGGCGTCGCTGTTCACACAGCGGGCCATCTACTACCGCAACGAGAACGACTTCGCTCATGACGCGGTGGACATCGCCGTCGTCGTCCAGCAGATGGTCGACGCGGAGAAATCCGGCGTCATGTTCACCAGCCATCCCTCGACCGGTGGGCCGACGGCCATCATCGAGGCTGCGTGGGGACTGGGTGAAGCGGTCGTCTCCGGGGCAGTCTCGCCCGACAACTACATTATCGACCGCGAGACGGAGACCATCGACGAGGTGACCGTCGCCGACAAGAAGGTGATGTGCGTTCGGGGTGAGGACGGAGAGACCATCGAACGCTCCGTCCCGGAAGAGAAGCGCAACGAGCGTGTCCTCTCTGACGAGGAGATTCACCGACTCTTAGAGGTCGGCGAACGCGTTGAGGATCACTACGATACTCCACAGGACGTCGAGTGGGCAGTCTACGAGGGCGAGGTGTACCTGCTGCAGTCCCGCCCGATCACTACTATCGACGACCCCGAAGAGAGCGCCGGGTCGGCCAACGAAGCCGAGAGTCAGCCGCCGGGGGCAAAGTCGGGTGTCGCCGACGGCGGGGCGATGGAGAGCCAGTCCGAGGCGGTTCGGCTCTCCGGAATCGGCTCCGCACCGGGCCGGGTCACCGGCGTCGTCCGCATCGTCGACAAACTCGACAACCTCGACAAGGTCGAGGACGGCGACATCATCGTCGCTGAGATGACCACCCCGGATATGGTGCCGGCGATGAAACGCGCAAACGGCATCATCACCGACGAGGGTGGAATGACCAGTCACGCCGCCATCGTCTCCCGGGAACTCGGCGTCCCGGCTGTTGTCGGTGCCGAGGACGCGACACAGAAGCTCCGGGACGGCGAGACGATAACCCTGGACGGCGACAAGGGCACAGTCGAGAAAGGGGCCAATGTCCCCAAGACGACTGAAGAGGAGGAAGACGCCGGGCCGGTCGAGACACATTCGGCGGTGAAGCCGATGACCGGAACGGAGGTCAAGGTCAACGTCTCTATTCCGGAGGCCGCCGAGCGGGCCGCCGCGACGGGGGCCGACGGCGTCGGCTTGCTGCGCATCGAGCACATGATTCTCTCGACGGACAAGACGCCCTCGCGTTACGTCGAGGACCACGGCGAGCGCGCGTACGTCGACGAAATCGTCGAGGGCGTCCGCTCGGTGGCCGAGGCGTTCTACCCACGCCCGGTCCGCGTCCGCACGCTCGATGCGCCCTCCGACGAGTTCCGCCAGCTGCAGGGCGGCGAAGACGAGCCCAGCGAACACAACCCGATGCTGGGCTATCGGGGCATCCGACGGTCGCTCGACCGCCCCGGCGAGTTCAAGCTCGAACTCCGCGCGTTCGAGCGCCTGTACGACCTGGGCTATGACAACGTCGAGCTGATGCTCCCGCTTGTCACCGACGCCGAGGACATCCTGCGGGCGAAGGCGCTGATGCAGGAGGTCGGCATCGACCCCGAGAAGCGCGACTGGGGTGTCATGGTCGAGACGCCGGCGAGCGCGCTGTCCATCGAGGGCATCTGCGAGGCTGGCATCGACTTCGTCTCCTTCGGGACGAACGACCTCACCCAGTACACGCTGGCCGTCGACCGCAACAACGGCAACGTTGCCGATCGCTTCGATGAACTCCACCCGGCCGTCCTCGAACTCATGCGCCAGGTCATCGGGACCTGCCGCGAGCACGACGTCGCCACGAGTATCTGCGGGCAGGCCGCCTCGAAGCCCCGGATGGTTGACTTCCTCGTCGACGAGGGGGTCACCTCCATCTCGCCGAACATCGACGCCGTGCGTGACGTGCAACACGAGGTCAAACGCGTCGAACAGCGACTCCTGCTGGAATCGGTCCGCTGA
- a CDS encoding PhzF family phenazine biosynthesis protein yields the protein MDTRQALLVDAFAAEPTAGTPTGVVPEANGLTDDQMQAVASELGATETAFVLPAGDADRRLRYFSPTEELAQAETAAVAAHAALSERGEIGDGEWTVATARGDVAVETKQNGMVWVEQGRADITEVDIPYSDVADALGLDAATLKDVGADLPLVTADAGESWLMVPVNYFEHLSHLSVDVAAIASLCNRVDAAGVYPFTFDTVGADATRRSTFHGRAFRTGSRTEEPVTAAASGACAAFVRRYGALDDTIEQIIAEGGHFRDRPGLVSVDTDGTEVWVGGRGVTALDGTVTVPAVDDDDIIEA from the coding sequence ATGGATACCCGACAGGCGTTGCTTGTCGACGCGTTCGCCGCGGAGCCGACGGCAGGCACACCGACCGGCGTCGTCCCCGAAGCCAACGGACTGACCGACGACCAGATGCAGGCCGTCGCCAGCGAACTGGGGGCCACCGAGACGGCGTTCGTCCTGCCGGCGGGCGACGCTGACCGCCGGCTTCGCTATTTTTCCCCGACCGAAGAACTGGCACAGGCGGAGACGGCCGCAGTTGCGGCTCATGCGGCACTCTCCGAGCGTGGCGAGATCGGCGACGGCGAGTGGACGGTCGCCACCGCTAGGGGCGACGTCGCTGTCGAGACAAAACAGAACGGGATGGTCTGGGTCGAGCAAGGACGGGCCGACATCACCGAAGTAGATATCCCATACAGCGATGTTGCGGACGCACTCGGACTCGACGCGGCCACGCTCAAAGACGTGGGTGCGGACCTCCCGCTTGTGACGGCCGACGCGGGCGAGTCGTGGCTCATGGTGCCGGTCAACTACTTCGAGCATCTGAGCCATCTCAGCGTTGACGTTGCCGCTATCGCCTCGCTCTGTAACCGCGTGGACGCGGCCGGCGTGTATCCGTTCACGTTCGATACCGTCGGTGCCGACGCGACGCGCCGGTCGACGTTCCACGGCCGCGCCTTCCGGACCGGGAGCCGAACCGAAGAGCCGGTAACTGCGGCGGCGTCGGGGGCCTGCGCGGCGTTCGTCCGTCGCTACGGGGCGCTCGATGACACTATTGAACAGATCATCGCCGAGGGCGGACACTTCCGCGACCGACCTGGGCTGGTGTCAGTCGATACCGACGGGACCGAGGTGTGGGTTGGCGGGCGCGGCGTGACCGCACTGGACGGCACAGTGACCGTCCCCGCTGTCGACGACGACGACATCATCGAGGCGTGA
- a CDS encoding 4-phosphopantoate--beta-alanine ligase encodes MSEDVDLPESHPRYESLLTRHRIEAGVDRGITSRQGLIAQGRGEAFDYLLGEHTLDSADDAERAAAAHLLSADHAVISVNGNAAALVPGELVELAEVTGADLEVNLFNRTEERIEAIAEYLREHGATEVKGLTADGRIPGLDHERAKVDADGIGAADVVLVPLEDGDRAEALGEMGKTELVIDLNPQSRSAEVATVPIIDNIIRAIPNITEHARDLRGDPNAQQDAIDAFDADNALTAAERTIREGDLE; translated from the coding sequence ATGAGTGAGGACGTCGATCTCCCTGAGAGCCACCCCCGCTACGAGTCGCTTTTGACCCGCCACCGTATCGAAGCGGGCGTCGACCGCGGAATTACCTCCCGGCAGGGACTCATCGCCCAGGGCCGCGGTGAGGCCTTCGACTACCTGCTGGGCGAGCACACTCTCGACAGCGCCGACGACGCCGAGCGCGCCGCCGCGGCACACCTTCTGTCCGCTGACCACGCCGTCATCTCGGTCAACGGCAACGCTGCTGCTCTCGTGCCCGGCGAACTCGTTGAACTCGCCGAGGTGACCGGCGCAGACCTCGAAGTGAACCTGTTCAACCGGACCGAGGAGCGCATCGAGGCTATCGCCGAGTATCTCCGCGAACACGGCGCGACAGAGGTGAAGGGGCTGACCGCCGACGGGCGAATCCCCGGACTCGACCACGAGCGCGCGAAGGTCGACGCCGACGGCATCGGCGCGGCTGACGTGGTGCTCGTCCCGCTGGAGGACGGCGACCGCGCCGAGGCGCTGGGTGAGATGGGGAAGACGGAACTGGTCATCGACCTCAACCCACAGAGCCGCTCGGCCGAGGTGGCGACGGTGCCTATCATCGACAACATCATCCGCGCGATACCGAACATCACCGAGCACGCGAGGGACCTCCGTGGCGATCCGAATGCCCAGCAAGACGCCATCGACGCGTTCGACGCCGACAACGCTCTGACCGCCGCCGAGCGGACGATTCGGGAGGGCGACCTCGAATGA
- a CDS encoding AAA family ATPase, with the protein MSLPPYIYADRRVPDEETVRETLDQRTMTAFGDTEQLERLHRVFYPVFKVDYEYETGKGKLLGTTTKSETAFLDGLWADNDQAVSQYVDDTDAVVRRATSDYDFGRSDPALGRSVLLQFQVTDDDARSLLPQRVAEYRDQQQDAASGTANVFLRKLRESYGLPGDFDPDGFDGVTDVDRLYLPFWLAEYHSPDSTDVKLVTFRDPDAPTEDLKRHGWLAEFLSAEPRRLAEYGYEVNPDRLERNIRERIDQSGESGSAGMGGDSGSDSTDGAPSINRERPSDDGTVVQPDGVDMQADGLVDPDPSRSFADVGGMSELLETLNHKVVRPLQDPSAFEEYGIGVVNGVLLHGPPGCGKTHVAGALAGEVDHAFIEVTPADVTSKYMGEPAQKVEELFQIARANAPCILFIDEIDGIAGARDGDSNMNSSEQQLVNQLLTELEGIADEDVVVLGATNLVEDVDDAIRRSGRFDERVEVPPPDPQARKQILEIHLAGRPTAADINLDPVVEETAGFAASDIELLAEDAARKALRADAPIGTDHLLQAATETDTSIPDWVDPEMVAENGVVQPDGVDLQASSLVETDAGRDFADVGGMGELKDRLEDTVLDPLENADAYAEYGIDVLSGLLLYGPPGCGKTHLAGALAGELGHSFVEISPADVTSKWMGEPARNVAEVFEVARANAPCVLFIDEIDGIAGSRRGSMNTSEQQLVNQLLTELEGAAAEDIVVVAATNFVEDIDAALRRSGRFDERVEVPPPDTEARKQILEIHLQDRPVAGDIDWDTIVEPTAGYAASDLELVAEDAARHALRDGSEITQEHLEIAVWETHSSIADWDDRERYQGAESTADLGLGS; encoded by the coding sequence ATGAGCCTGCCACCGTACATCTATGCCGACCGTCGGGTGCCAGACGAGGAGACCGTCAGGGAGACCCTCGACCAGCGGACGATGACGGCCTTCGGCGACACTGAACAGCTGGAACGCCTCCACCGGGTGTTCTATCCGGTGTTCAAGGTCGACTACGAGTACGAGACTGGGAAGGGGAAGCTGCTCGGGACGACGACGAAGTCCGAGACGGCGTTTCTCGACGGGCTCTGGGCGGACAACGACCAGGCCGTCTCGCAGTACGTCGACGACACCGACGCGGTGGTCCGCCGAGCGACCAGCGACTACGATTTCGGCCGCAGCGATCCGGCACTTGGCCGCTCTGTCCTGCTACAGTTTCAGGTTACTGACGACGACGCCCGGTCGCTACTGCCCCAGCGCGTCGCGGAGTACCGCGACCAGCAACAGGACGCCGCCTCCGGCACGGCCAACGTGTTCCTCCGGAAACTGCGCGAGTCTTACGGGCTCCCCGGGGATTTCGACCCTGACGGGTTCGACGGTGTGACCGATGTCGACCGCCTGTATCTCCCCTTCTGGCTCGCCGAGTACCACTCGCCCGACAGCACGGACGTCAAGCTCGTCACGTTCCGGGACCCAGACGCCCCGACCGAGGACCTGAAACGCCACGGCTGGCTCGCGGAGTTTTTGAGCGCCGAACCCCGCCGGCTGGCCGAGTACGGCTACGAGGTCAACCCAGACCGGCTCGAACGGAACATCCGGGAGCGGATCGACCAGTCCGGCGAATCCGGCTCGGCCGGGATGGGCGGCGATTCTGGCTCCGACAGCACCGACGGCGCGCCCTCGATAAACCGCGAGCGCCCCTCTGATGACGGGACCGTAGTTCAGCCGGACGGCGTCGATATGCAGGCCGACGGGCTGGTCGACCCGGACCCGTCCCGGAGCTTCGCCGACGTGGGCGGGATGTCCGAGCTACTGGAGACGCTCAACCACAAGGTCGTCCGGCCGTTGCAGGACCCGAGCGCCTTCGAGGAGTACGGCATCGGCGTCGTCAACGGTGTCCTGTTGCACGGCCCGCCCGGCTGTGGGAAGACCCACGTCGCTGGCGCGCTTGCGGGCGAGGTCGACCACGCCTTCATCGAGGTCACGCCCGCCGACGTGACGAGCAAGTACATGGGCGAACCCGCACAGAAGGTCGAAGAGCTGTTCCAGATCGCCCGCGCGAACGCGCCCTGTATCCTCTTTATCGATGAAATCGATGGTATCGCTGGCGCACGCGACGGCGATAGCAACATGAACAGCAGCGAGCAACAGCTGGTGAACCAGCTGCTCACCGAACTCGAAGGCATCGCAGACGAGGATGTTGTGGTACTGGGCGCGACGAACCTCGTCGAGGACGTGGACGACGCCATCCGCCGCTCGGGTCGGTTTGACGAGCGGGTGGAGGTCCCCCCGCCGGACCCCCAAGCTCGCAAGCAGATTCTGGAGATTCACCTTGCTGGCCGACCCACTGCGGCCGACATCAACCTCGACCCCGTCGTCGAGGAGACGGCCGGCTTCGCGGCCAGCGACATCGAACTTCTCGCCGAGGACGCCGCCCGAAAGGCGTTGCGGGCGGATGCCCCGATCGGGACGGACCATCTGCTGCAGGCCGCCACGGAGACCGACACCAGCATCCCGGACTGGGTCGACCCCGAAATGGTCGCGGAAAACGGCGTCGTCCAGCCCGATGGCGTCGACCTGCAGGCCAGTTCGCTCGTCGAAACCGACGCCGGACGCGACTTCGCTGACGTGGGCGGGATGGGCGAACTGAAGGACCGACTCGAAGACACGGTCCTCGACCCACTGGAGAACGCCGACGCCTACGCTGAGTACGGTATCGACGTGCTCTCCGGGCTGTTGCTGTATGGCCCGCCCGGCTGTGGGAAGACCCACCTCGCCGGCGCGCTCGCGGGCGAACTCGGCCACAGCTTCGTCGAAATCAGCCCCGCGGACGTGACGAGCAAGTGGATGGGCGAGCCGGCCCGCAACGTCGCCGAGGTGTTCGAGGTGGCCCGCGCGAACGCACCCTGCGTGCTGTTCATCGACGAAATCGACGGTATCGCCGGCTCCCGGCGCGGCTCGATGAACACGAGCGAGCAACAACTGGTCAATCAGCTGCTCACCGAACTCGAAGGCGCGGCGGCCGAGGACATCGTTGTGGTCGCCGCGACGAACTTCGTCGAGGACATCGACGCGGCGCTGCGGCGCTCTGGCCGGTTCGATGAGCGCGTGGAGGTCCCCCCGCCGGATACCGAGGCTCGAAAGCAGATACTGGAAATCCACCTGCAGGACCGGCCCGTCGCCGGCGACATCGACTGGGACACCATCGTCGAGCCGACGGCTGGCTACGCGGCCAGCGACCTCGAACTCGTCGCCGAGGACGCGGCTCGCCACGCCCTGCGAGACGGCTCGGAAATCACGCAGGAACACCTCGAAATCGCCGTCTGGGAGACCCATTCCAGCATCGCGGACTGGGACGATCGGGAGCGCTACCAGGGAGCGGAGAGCACCGCGGATCTGGGGCTCGGGTCTTGA
- the hutH gene encoding histidine ammonia-lyase produces MTDEVVLDGESLTPADVVAVARNGATVTVAETARERIRESRERVESVLDSGEAVYGVTTGFGDLVDERIPREDLGALQRNLLRSHAAAVGRELTTEEVRAMMVTRANTLAKGYSGIRESVVDLLVAMLDAGVHPVVPSRGSLGASGDLAPLAHMSLVLIGEGEAEVEGERLPGDEALDAAGLEPVTLRAKEGLALINGTQLTVGIAALLLNDAEQLVAAADIAGALTTEVTLSSTVPSHEAITAVRPHAGQAASARNVRRLTADSDVVESHRNCDRVQDAYAMRCLPQVHGAVRDAVAHLREAVEVELNSATDNPLVFPRDDEHGESSNQASGSDRREVGREAGAVSVDDRASGSDSAGVLSGGNFHGAVLAMRLDYLTNALTELAAISERRTDRMLNPNLQEPHLPPFLTERSGVRSGYMIAQYTAAALLNECRSFGRPSMDNTPVSGNQEDHVSMSAQSAYLARKTARNAAAILGVELCCGAQAADFVDDGLELGVGSAEAYDAVRAVVPKLTADRPVHEDIEAAGALVESPAFTERVAAALDEELE; encoded by the coding sequence ATGACCGACGAAGTCGTCCTCGACGGCGAGTCGCTTACGCCCGCTGACGTGGTCGCCGTCGCCCGGAACGGCGCAACTGTCACCGTTGCCGAGACCGCCCGTGAGCGAATCCGCGAGTCCCGCGAGCGCGTCGAGAGCGTGCTGGACAGCGGCGAGGCGGTGTACGGCGTCACCACCGGCTTCGGCGACCTCGTCGACGAGCGCATCCCACGCGAGGACCTCGGTGCCCTCCAGCGGAACCTCCTGCGGAGCCACGCCGCCGCTGTCGGGCGGGAGTTGACGACCGAGGAGGTCCGGGCGATGATGGTTACGCGGGCGAACACGCTGGCGAAGGGGTATTCCGGCATCCGCGAGTCCGTTGTCGACCTGCTGGTGGCGATGCTCGACGCGGGTGTCCACCCGGTCGTTCCGTCGCGGGGCAGCCTCGGCGCGAGCGGTGACCTCGCCCCGCTCGCCCATATGTCGCTGGTACTCATCGGCGAAGGGGAAGCCGAGGTCGAGGGGGAGCGACTCCCCGGCGACGAGGCGCTCGACGCGGCCGGCCTCGAACCGGTGACGCTCCGGGCCAAGGAGGGGCTGGCGCTCATCAACGGGACGCAACTGACCGTCGGCATCGCCGCGCTACTCCTCAACGACGCCGAACAACTGGTCGCCGCCGCCGACATCGCTGGCGCGCTCACGACAGAGGTGACCCTCTCCTCGACAGTGCCGTCCCACGAAGCCATCACCGCCGTCCGGCCCCACGCTGGCCAGGCCGCCAGCGCGCGAAACGTCCGGCGGCTGACGGCCGACTCCGATGTGGTCGAGTCACACCGCAACTGCGACCGCGTGCAGGACGCCTATGCGATGCGCTGCCTGCCGCAGGTCCACGGCGCGGTCCGTGACGCCGTCGCCCACCTCCGGGAGGCCGTCGAGGTGGAACTCAACAGCGCGACCGACAATCCGCTGGTGTTCCCCCGCGATGACGAGCACGGCGAGTCCTCGAACCAAGCGAGCGGGAGCGACCGACGAGAGGTGGGCCGCGAGGCAGGCGCTGTGAGCGTCGACGACCGGGCCTCCGGCTCCGACAGCGCGGGCGTGCTGTCCGGCGGGAACTTCCACGGCGCGGTACTCGCCATGCGCCTCGACTATCTGACGAACGCGCTCACCGAACTCGCAGCCATCTCGGAGCGCCGGACCGACCGGATGCTCAACCCCAATCTGCAGGAGCCACACCTCCCGCCGTTTCTCACCGAGCGAAGCGGCGTCCGCTCGGGCTACATGATCGCACAGTACACCGCCGCAGCGCTGTTGAACGAATGTCGGTCCTTCGGCCGGCCCTCGATGGACAACACCCCCGTCAGTGGCAATCAGGAGGACCATGTCAGCATGAGCGCGCAGTCGGCCTATCTGGCCCGGAAAACGGCACGAAACGCCGCCGCGATTCTCGGCGTTGAGCTGTGCTGTGGGGCGCAGGCCGCCGACTTCGTCGACGACGGCCTCGAACTGGGTGTCGGGTCCGCCGAGGCCTACGACGCCGTCCGCGCGGTGGTCCCGAAGCTGACGGCTGACCGGCCGGTCCACGAGGACATCGAGGCCGCGGGCGCGCTTGTCGAGTCACCGGCCTTCACCGAGCGGGTTGCTGCGGCGCTCGACGAAGAGCTAGAGTGA